One Panicum virgatum strain AP13 chromosome 9K, P.virgatum_v5, whole genome shotgun sequence genomic region harbors:
- the LOC120652052 gene encoding probable 6-phosphogluconolactonase 1, whose amino-acid sequence MEREVMASYETKKNCEVRVFESSYEMATDLAEFISQISEISVKERGYFVIALSGGPLTRHMRKLCEVPYNKTLDWSKWYVFWAEERAVAKNHSESNYKLTKEEFLSKVPILNGHVYSINDNATVEEAATDYEFVIRQLVKIRTVGVSESNDCPKFDLILLNIGPDGHVASLFPNHPALELKDDWVTYVTDSPEPPPERITFTLPVINSASNIAIVATGEDKAKAVSFAISDCNEGLGATSVPARMVQPTDGKLVWFLDEAAASSLEAGNDAYEHQY is encoded by the exons ATGGAGAGGGAAGTCATGGCCTCCTACGAAACCAAGAAAAACTGCGAAGTTAGGGTATTTGAGAGTTCATACGAGATGGCAACAGATCTGGCAGAGTTTATTTCacaaatttctgaaatttctgtTAAGGAAAGAGGATACTTTGTTATTGCTCTCTCCGGAGGGCCTCTTACCAGACATATGCG GAAGCTCTGTGAAGTACCATACAACAAGACCCTTGATTGGTCTAAATGGTACGTCTTCTgggctgaagaacgtgcagtaGCAAAGAACCATTCAGAAAGTAACTACAAATTAACAAAGGAAGAATTTCTCTCCAAG GTGCCTATTCTTAATGGTCATGTCTACTCCATCAACGACAACGCAACGGTGGAAGAGGCAGCAACTGACTATGAATTTGTCATCAGGCAGCTGGTCAAGATTCGAACAGTTGGTGTCTCGGAGAGCAACGACTGTCCCAAATTTGACCTCATTCTTCTGAACATTGGTCCTGATGGTCACGTAGCCTCATTGTTCCCCAATCATCCAGCTCTTGAGCTGAAAGATGACTGGGTCACCTACGTCACCGACTCTCCAGAGCCTCCGCCTGAGAGGATTACCTTCACTCTTCCCGTGATAAACTCGGCGTCGAACATCGCCATTGTTGCCACTGGAGAAGACAAGGCAAAAGCTGTGTCTTTTGCCATTTCCGACTGTAACGAAGGCCTAGGTGCGACATCAGTACCTGCTAGGATGGTTCAGCCAACGGACGGGAAGTTGGTATGGTTTCTGGATGAGGCGGCTGCCTCATCTCTTGAGGCTGGGAATGATGCTTACGAGCACCAGTACTGA